The Acidithiobacillus sp. genome contains the following window.
GCCCTGGAAGGAAAGGTTGAATGCTTCTTTTCCCTTACAGAAGAGGAAGAAAACATGGACGCCGGCTGGGACGAAGCAAGGGGGGACGTTCGAGAATACTTCTCAAAAAAATCTTTCCGTTTTCGTGCGTCCGAAATCCACCGCATGGAGCGCCAGCACGAAGCCGTAGAGAAGGCCGCCGCCGATGATGTTCTGGGCACCAGAGAGCGGGAAACAATGCAGGCCGTTATTGCGGCTATGACACAGGTTATTGCAAGCACCGCGCCGAAGTATAAATGTGGCGACCGTCCTAATGTGGATGCTATAGCCAGCACGTTAGAAGGAATAATCCCCGACCGGAAAAAAAGGGGAATTAGCGAAACAATAAGCAAGGCTTTGAAAGCAGGGCTAATCCGCACCTGATTTGCAAATGTAAATTACATTTTGCATTTCCCAGATCACCGCAGAAAACCACCGCATCATGGCCTCACGTTATCCCTGAATGTGAGGCAACACCCATGCAAACGAACACCGAATCAGTAGCCCCGATTGTCGCCGAAATTGGCCGTACCCTGGGCTATCCGCCCGAAGCTATCCCCACACAGATTGACGAAAAGCGCACCGCCGAAGTGCTGGGCGTCAAAGTCTCCACCCTGACCAACTGGCGCACGACTGGCCGCTACGCCTTGCCCTATATCAAGGTGGGCAGGCTAGTCCGTTACCGCGTCGCTGACCTGGCCGCCTGGATCGCCAAGCGCCGCACCGGCATGGAGGCCGCCCAATGAAAAAGGCCGCCCTTCCGAAGAAAGACAGCCCGTTCAATCAGCTCAATAAGTTTATTGTTCTTCCAACTGTTTTGCAAGAATTTGTTGTGGCAATT
Protein-coding sequences here:
- a CDS encoding helix-turn-helix domain-containing protein, with amino-acid sequence MQTNTESVAPIVAEIGRTLGYPPEAIPTQIDEKRTAEVLGVKVSTLTNWRTTGRYALPYIKVGRLVRYRVADLAAWIAKRRTGMEAAQ